The following coding sequences are from one Musa acuminata AAA Group cultivar baxijiao chromosome BXJ1-6, Cavendish_Baxijiao_AAA, whole genome shotgun sequence window:
- the LOC135675397 gene encoding putative acyl-coenzyme A oxidase 3.2, peroxisomal yields the protein MDPHSSAARRTAVLAGHLLRGSTPADGLSSALIEPAACLHYSPPELSEQPPAFDTASLRRVLDGHDTEGRDWLFRLMEESSLFCPRRRGNRTFVAPDYNQTMEQQRAVTMRRIEYLLAHGVFEGWLTGSGPEALMRKFAFFECIGIFDHSLAIKLGVHFFLW from the coding sequence ATGGATCCCCACTCCTCCGCCGCGCGCCGCACCGCCGTTCTCGCCGGCCACCTCCTCCGTGGCTCCACCCCCGCCGACGGCCTCTCCTCCGCCTTGATCGAGCCCGCCGCCTGCCTCCACTACTCCCCTCCCGAGCTCTCCGAGCAGCCCCCGGCCTTCGACACTGCATCGCTGCGTCGCGTCCTCGATGGCCACGACACCGAGGGGCGGGACTGGCTGTTCCGGCTAATGGAGGAGAGCTCGCTCTTCTGCCCCCGCCGCCGCGGCAACAGGACCTTCGTCGCGCCGGACTACAACCAGACCATGGAGCAGCAGCGGGCGGTCACGATGCGGCGGATTGAGTACCTGCTCGCTCACGGCGTGTTCGAGGGCTGGCTCACGGGGAGCGGCCCGGAGGCGTTGATGAGGAAGTTCGCCTTCTTCGAGTGCATTGGAATATTCGATCACTCCCTCGCGATCAAATTAGGTGTTCATTTCTTTCTCTGGTGA